A window of Selenomonas ruminantium subsp. lactilytica TAM6421 contains these coding sequences:
- the fusA gene encoding elongation factor G yields the protein MAREYSLEKTRNIGIMAHIDAGKTTTTERILFYTGVNHKIGEVHDGAATMDWMVQEQERGITITSAATTCHWKDHRINIIDTPGHVDFTVEVERSLRVLDGTVAVLTARGGVEPQTETVWRQAERYNVPRMAYVNKMDITGADFYNVINMMHERLQANAVAIQLPIGAEDTFQGIIDLVKNEAIVYEDDLGKVADEVAIPDDMKEKAEEYREKLLEALSELDDEFMEKYLGGEEISEEEIKKVIRKGTVECKLVPVTCGTSYRNKGVQPLLDAIVDYMPAPVDIPPIKGINPDSGEEDHRPSSDSEPFSALAFKIMTDPYVGKLAFFRVYSGVLDAGSYVFNSTKGKKERIGRILQMHANNRKEIEKVYSGDIAAAVGLKDTTTGDTLCDEAHPIILESMEFPDPVISVAVEPATKNDQEKMGVALQKLAEEDPTFRVRTDQETGQCIISGMGELHLQIIVDRMLREFKVDCKVGEPQVAYRETIRKTVKSEGKFVRQSGGHGQYGHCWLELIPQEPGEGFSFENKVVGGAIPKEFINPIEAGVKQAMETGVVAGYPMVDIKAIVYDGSFHEVDSSEAAFKVAGSMAFKSGAEKANPVLLEPYVKVEVTVPEEYMGDVIGDLNSRRGRIDGMEARNGAQVINGFVPLSEMFGYSTDLRSKTQGRGNYSMEVAYYDEVPKNIAEKVIAKNKGE from the coding sequence GTGGCAAGAGAGTATTCCCTTGAAAAAACTCGTAATATCGGTATCATGGCACACATCGATGCCGGTAAGACGACTACTACTGAGCGTATCCTCTTCTACACCGGTGTAAATCACAAGATCGGTGAAGTTCACGACGGTGCTGCTACCATGGACTGGATGGTTCAGGAGCAGGAACGCGGCATCACGATTACGTCTGCTGCTACCACCTGTCATTGGAAAGACCATCGTATCAACATCATTGATACTCCGGGTCACGTGGACTTTACGGTAGAAGTTGAACGTTCCCTGCGCGTACTCGATGGTACCGTAGCAGTCCTGACTGCTCGCGGTGGCGTTGAGCCTCAGACTGAAACCGTATGGCGTCAGGCTGAGCGTTACAATGTTCCTCGTATGGCTTATGTCAACAAGATGGACATCACGGGCGCAGATTTCTACAATGTTATCAACATGATGCATGAACGTCTCCAGGCCAACGCTGTAGCTATCCAGCTGCCAATCGGTGCTGAAGACACCTTCCAGGGCATCATCGACCTCGTCAAGAACGAAGCCATCGTTTATGAAGACGACCTCGGCAAAGTTGCTGACGAAGTTGCTATTCCTGATGACATGAAGGAAAAAGCTGAAGAGTATCGCGAAAAGCTGCTCGAAGCTCTCTCCGAACTCGATGACGAGTTCATGGAAAAATACCTCGGTGGCGAAGAAATCTCTGAAGAAGAGATCAAGAAAGTCATTCGTAAGGGCACCGTTGAGTGCAAGCTCGTGCCGGTAACCTGCGGTACTTCCTATCGCAACAAGGGCGTTCAGCCCCTGCTCGATGCCATCGTTGATTATATGCCGGCTCCGGTAGATATTCCGCCTATCAAGGGTATCAACCCGGATTCCGGTGAAGAAGACCATCGTCCTTCCAGCGACAGTGAGCCGTTCTCTGCTCTGGCCTTCAAGATCATGACCGACCCCTATGTTGGTAAGCTGGCATTCTTCCGCGTTTACTCCGGTGTGCTCGATGCTGGTTCCTACGTGTTCAACTCCACGAAGGGCAAGAAAGAGCGTATCGGCCGTATCCTGCAGATGCACGCTAACAACCGTAAGGAAATCGAAAAGGTTTACAGCGGTGACATCGCTGCTGCTGTTGGTCTCAAAGACACCACGACTGGTGACACGCTGTGCGACGAAGCACATCCCATCATCCTCGAATCCATGGAATTCCCGGATCCCGTTATCTCCGTTGCTGTTGAACCGGCTACGAAGAACGACCAGGAAAAGATGGGCGTAGCTCTCCAGAAACTGGCTGAAGAAGATCCGACTTTCCGTGTGCGTACCGATCAGGAAACTGGTCAGTGCATCATCTCCGGCATGGGTGAGCTTCACCTCCAGATCATCGTTGACCGTATGCTCCGCGAATTCAAAGTGGACTGCAAGGTTGGCGAACCGCAGGTTGCTTATCGTGAAACGATTCGCAAGACTGTTAAATCCGAAGGTAAGTTCGTTCGTCAGTCCGGTGGTCACGGTCAGTATGGTCATTGCTGGCTCGAACTCATTCCGCAGGAACCGGGTGAAGGCTTCAGCTTTGAAAATAAAGTTGTCGGTGGTGCAATTCCGAAGGAATTCATCAACCCGATCGAAGCCGGCGTTAAGCAGGCTATGGAAACTGGTGTTGTTGCCGGTTATCCGATGGTGGACATCAAAGCTATCGTTTACGATGGTTCGTTCCACGAAGTTGACTCCTCTGAAGCAGCGTTCAAGGTTGCCGGTTCCATGGCATTCAAGAGCGGTGCAGAGAAAGCCAACCCGGTTCTCCTTGAACCGTACGTAAAAGTCGAAGTCACCGTTCCGGAAGAATACATGGGCGATGTCATCGGCGACCTGAACTCCCGTCGCGGCCGTATCGATGGTATGGAAGCACGCAACGGTGCTCAGGTAATCAACGGGTTCGTGCCCCTTTCCGAAATGTTCGGTTATTCCACGGACCTTCGTTCCAAGACTCAGGGCCGAGGGAACTACAGCATGGAAGTAGCTTACTATGATGAAGTTCCTAAAAATATAGCCGAAAAGGTTATTGCTAAAAACAAAGGCGAATAA
- the tuf gene encoding elongation factor Tu, with amino-acid sequence MAKEKFERTKPHVNIGTIGHVDHGKTTLTAAITKCLAEKGMAKFEDYADIDKAPEERERGITINTAHVEYETEKRHYAHVDCPGHADYVKNMITGAAQMDGAILVVSAADGPMPQTREHILLARQVGVPAIVVFLNKVDQVDDPELLELVEMEVRELLSSYEFPGDDIPVIAGSALKALEGDADMQAKIYELMDAVDEYIPTPTRDTDKPFLMPVEDVFTITGRGTVATGRVERGELKLNDTVEIVGLQDEPKSTVVTGIEMFRKMLDSAVAGDNIGALLRGIDRKEIERGQVLAKPGSINPHTKFKGQVYVLTKEEGGRHTPFFTNYRPQFYFRTTDVTGVVTLPAGTEMVMPGDNIEMDVELITPIAIEKGLRFAIREGGHTVGAGRVTDVEA; translated from the coding sequence ATGGCTAAAGAAAAGTTTGAGAGAACTAAACCGCATGTTAACATCGGCACCATTGGTCACGTTGACCATGGCAAGACGACGCTGACGGCTGCAATCACGAAGTGCCTGGCTGAAAAAGGCATGGCAAAATTCGAAGATTACGCTGATATCGATAAGGCTCCGGAAGAGCGTGAACGCGGTATCACCATCAACACGGCACACGTTGAGTATGAGACGGAAAAACGTCATTATGCACACGTTGACTGCCCGGGCCACGCTGACTATGTAAAGAACATGATCACTGGTGCTGCTCAGATGGATGGTGCTATCCTGGTAGTTTCCGCTGCTGATGGCCCGATGCCGCAGACTCGTGAGCACATCCTGCTCGCTCGTCAGGTAGGCGTTCCTGCAATCGTTGTTTTCCTGAACAAGGTTGACCAGGTTGACGATCCTGAACTGCTCGAACTGGTTGAAATGGAAGTTCGCGAGCTGCTCTCCAGCTACGAATTCCCTGGCGATGACATCCCTGTTATTGCTGGTTCCGCTCTGAAGGCTCTGGAAGGCGATGCTGACATGCAGGCTAAGATCTATGAGCTGATGGATGCTGTTGACGAATACATCCCGACTCCGACCCGTGATACGGATAAGCCGTTCCTGATGCCGGTTGAGGACGTGTTCACGATCACTGGTCGTGGTACTGTTGCTACGGGCCGTGTAGAACGTGGCGAACTGAAGCTGAACGACACGGTTGAAATCGTTGGTCTCCAGGATGAACCGAAATCCACGGTTGTAACTGGTATCGAAATGTTCCGTAAGATGCTCGACAGCGCTGTTGCTGGCGATAACATCGGTGCTCTGCTCCGCGGTATCGACCGTAAGGAAATCGAACGCGGTCAGGTTCTGGCTAAGCCGGGTTCCATCAACCCGCACACGAAGTTCAAAGGTCAGGTTTACGTTCTGACTAAGGAAGAAGGCGGCCGTCATACTCCGTTCTTCACGAACTATCGTCCGCAGTTCTACTTCCGTACGACTGACGTTACGGGCGTAGTTACCCTGCCGGCTGGCACGGAAATGGTTATGCCTGGCGATAACATCGAGATGGATGTTGAACTCATCACTCCGATCGCTATCGAAAAAGGTCTGCGTTTCGCTATCCGCGAAGGTGGCCACACTGTTGGTGCAGGCCGCGTAACTGACGTAGAAGCCTAA
- the rpsJ gene encoding 30S ribosomal protein S10: MSKNQKIRIRLKAYDHKALDQSAVKIVDTAKKTGAMVSGPIPLPTEKNIYTILRSPHVNKDSREQFEMRTHKRLIDILQPTNKTVDALMRLDLPAGVDIEIKL, translated from the coding sequence TTGTCTAAGAACCAAAAGATTAGAATCCGGTTGAAGGCTTATGATCACAAAGCCCTCGATCAGAGCGCAGTAAAGATTGTGGATACTGCAAAGAAGACTGGTGCTATGGTATCTGGTCCGATTCCACTGCCGACGGAGAAAAATATCTACACGATTTTGCGTTCCCCGCATGTCAATAAGGATTCCCGCGAGCAGTTCGAAATGAGAACTCATAAGCGTCTTATCGACATCCTGCAGCCGACGAACAAGACGGTTGATGCACTGATGCGTCTCGACCTTCCGGCTGGTGTAGACATCGAAATCAAATTATAA
- the rplC gene encoding 50S ribosomal protein L3: protein MSKAILGRKLGMTQIFTEEGKVVPVTVVESGNNIVIQNKTVENDGYNAVQLGFGEVKEHKVNKPMKGHFDKAGVKPVKFIREMRLQDPSEYKVGDSIGVDIFSEGELVDVTGTSKGKGFAGGIKRHNFARGPMGHGSKSHREPGSTGAMISGPGGRVLKGKKLPGRMGGERVTVQRLTVVRVDADRNLILIKGAIPGPKKSFVVIKNTVKPGKN from the coding sequence ATGTCTAAAGCAATTTTAGGTAGAAAACTGGGCATGACCCAGATCTTCACGGAAGAGGGCAAGGTTGTCCCCGTTACTGTTGTAGAATCTGGCAACAATATCGTTATCCAGAACAAGACGGTTGAAAACGACGGTTACAACGCTGTTCAGCTTGGCTTCGGTGAAGTTAAAGAACATAAGGTAAACAAACCGATGAAGGGCCATTTCGACAAAGCTGGTGTTAAGCCGGTCAAGTTTATCCGCGAAATGCGTCTTCAGGATCCTTCTGAATACAAAGTCGGTGATTCCATCGGCGTTGACATATTTAGCGAAGGCGAGTTAGTCGATGTTACTGGTACTTCCAAGGGTAAAGGTTTTGCCGGCGGTATCAAACGTCACAACTTTGCTCGTGGTCCCATGGGCCATGGTTCCAAATCTCATCGTGAGCCGGGTTCCACTGGTGCGATGATTTCCGGTCCTGGCGGACGCGTGCTGAAAGGCAAGAAGCTGCCTGGCCGCATGGGTGGCGAACGCGTTACGGTTCAGCGCCTCACGGTTGTCCGTGTAGATGCAGACCGCAACCTGATCCTCATCAAGGGCGCTATTCCGGGCCCGAAGAAGAGCTTCGTTGTGATTAAGAACACCGTTAAACCGGGCAAAAACTAA
- the rplD gene encoding 50S ribosomal protein L4, whose translation MATVAVYDITNKQVGDIELNDNIFGVEMNAGLLHQAVVMQLAAQRLGTHATKTRSFVRGGGRKPWKQKGTGRARAGSTRSPLWVGGGTVFGPHPRKYAFSMPRKQRRLAIKCALSDKVKNGELVVLDSLEFEAAKTKQVVKMMSDFSVEKKALLITADEAENVEKSARNIPGVKAISMMGLNVHDILNHDKLFITKDAVTRIEEVFA comes from the coding sequence ATGGCTACAGTAGCAGTTTATGACATCACCAACAAGCAGGTTGGCGATATCGAACTCAATGACAATATCTTCGGCGTAGAGATGAACGCAGGTCTTCTCCATCAGGCCGTTGTTATGCAGCTCGCAGCACAGCGTCTTGGCACGCATGCTACGAAGACGAGAAGCTTCGTCCGCGGTGGCGGTCGTAAGCCTTGGAAGCAGAAGGGCACCGGCCGTGCTCGTGCTGGTTCCACGCGCAGCCCGCTGTGGGTAGGCGGCGGTACGGTATTTGGTCCGCATCCGCGCAAGTATGCTTTCAGCATGCCCCGCAAGCAGCGCCGTCTGGCTATCAAGTGCGCTCTCTCCGATAAAGTGAAGAATGGCGAACTGGTAGTTCTCGACAGCCTCGAATTCGAAGCTGCTAAGACGAAGCAGGTTGTTAAGATGATGAGCGATTTCTCCGTTGAGAAGAAGGCTCTCCTTATCACTGCAGATGAAGCAGAAAACGTAGAAAAGTCTGCACGCAATATTCCGGGTGTGAAGGCAATCAGCATGATGGGCCTCAATGTTCATGATATCCTGAATCATGACAAGCTGTTCATCACGAAGGATGCCGTTACCCGTATCGAGGAGGTATTCGCATAA
- the rplW gene encoding 50S ribosomal protein L23 — translation MEARDILIRPLITERTTQLMAEGKYVFVVAKAANKIEIAKAVAEIFNVKVEKVNTVNVLGKTKRMGRNVGKRADYKKAIVKLAAGDSIELFEA, via the coding sequence ATGGAAGCACGTGATATCCTGATCCGTCCGCTGATTACGGAAAGAACGACTCAGCTCATGGCTGAAGGCAAATACGTCTTCGTTGTGGCGAAAGCAGCCAACAAGATTGAAATTGCTAAAGCAGTTGCTGAAATCTTCAACGTAAAAGTTGAAAAGGTCAATACGGTTAACGTACTTGGCAAAACGAAGCGCATGGGCCGCAACGTTGGCAAGCGCGCTGATTATAAAAAGGCTATCGTGAAACTCGCTGCTGGCGACAGCATTGAGCTTTTCGAAGCGTAA
- the rplB gene encoding 50S ribosomal protein L2 yields MAVKSFKPYSAGRRFMTVASFDEITASKPEKSLTERLVKKGGRNQQGKLTVRHQGGGHKRLYRVIDFKRNKDGIPARVATIEYDPNRSARIALLNYVDGEKRYILAPNGLKVGDKVVSGPDSDIKVGNALPLKNIPVGTTIHNVELKIGKGAQLVRSAGTSAQLMAKEGDYALLRMPSGELRKVHINCRATIGEVGNLEHENITIGKAGRNRWLGVRPENRGTAMNPNDHPHGGGEGRSPVGRKNPVTKWGKCAMGAKTRRKKASDRLIVRGRTK; encoded by the coding sequence GTGGCAGTAAAGAGTTTTAAACCTTACTCTGCAGGTCGCCGTTTCATGACCGTCGCTTCCTTCGACGAAATTACGGCAAGCAAACCTGAAAAATCCCTGACTGAGCGCCTGGTGAAAAAAGGCGGCCGCAACCAGCAGGGCAAACTGACCGTTCGCCATCAGGGCGGCGGCCACAAGCGTCTGTATCGTGTAATCGACTTCAAGCGCAACAAGGACGGTATCCCCGCTCGCGTGGCTACCATCGAATATGACCCGAACCGCAGCGCACGTATCGCTCTCCTCAACTACGTTGATGGTGAAAAGCGCTACATCCTCGCTCCGAACGGTCTGAAAGTCGGCGATAAAGTTGTATCCGGTCCGGATTCCGATATCAAGGTTGGTAATGCCCTGCCTTTGAAGAACATCCCCGTTGGTACGACGATCCACAACGTAGAGCTGAAGATTGGCAAGGGTGCCCAGCTGGTTCGCAGTGCTGGTACTTCTGCTCAGCTCATGGCAAAGGAAGGCGATTACGCACTCCTCCGTATGCCGTCTGGCGAACTTCGCAAGGTGCATATCAACTGCCGTGCAACCATCGGTGAAGTTGGCAACCTGGAGCATGAAAACATTACGATTGGTAAGGCTGGCCGTAACCGTTGGCTGGGCGTTCGTCCGGAGAACCGCGGTACTGCTATGAACCCGAACGACCATCCGCATGGTGGTGGTGAAGGCCGCAGCCCTGTTGGCCGCAAGAACCCTGTTACGAAGTGGGGCAAATGCGCTATGGGTGCCAAGACTCGTCGCAAGAAAGCTTCCGATCGTCTCATCGTCAGAGGCCGCACGAAATAA
- the rpsS gene encoding 30S ribosomal protein S19 has protein sequence MSRSIKKGPFVAESLMKKITALNEANDKKVVKTWSRSSTIFPDFVGHTIAVHDGRKHVPVYVTEDMVGHKLGEFAPTRTFKGHAGEERKTGLK, from the coding sequence TTGTCAAGATCTATTAAAAAGGGACCTTTCGTTGCAGAAAGCCTCATGAAGAAAATCACGGCTCTCAACGAAGCTAACGATAAAAAAGTTGTAAAGACCTGGTCCAGAAGCTCCACGATTTTCCCGGACTTCGTAGGTCATACGATTGCTGTTCATGATGGCCGCAAGCATGTTCCCGTTTATGTAACGGAAGACATGGTTGGCCACAAACTCGGTGAGTTCGCTCCCACCCGTACCTTCAAAGGTCATGCTGGTGAAGAGCGCAAGACCGGACTCAAGTAA
- the rplV gene encoding 50S ribosomal protein L22: MESKAVAKFVRITPRKVRVVLDLIRGKNVAEAFAILKFTPKAGAVVVEKVLRSAVANAENNYDMDVDKLVIKTAFADDGPTMKRIHPRSRGQAFKILKRTSHVTIVVDEKN; this comes from the coding sequence GTGGAATCTAAAGCAGTAGCTAAGTTCGTTCGCATCACTCCGCGCAAAGTTCGTGTTGTCCTGGATCTCATCCGTGGCAAGAACGTCGCAGAGGCCTTTGCGATCCTGAAATTCACGCCGAAAGCTGGCGCTGTAGTAGTTGAAAAAGTTCTGCGTTCTGCTGTAGCAAACGCTGAGAACAATTATGATATGGACGTTGACAAGCTCGTCATCAAGACGGCTTTCGCTGATGACGGCCCAACGATGAAACGCATCCATCCGCGTTCCCGTGGGCAGGCCTTCAAGATTTTGAAGCGCACGTCCCATGTAACCATCGTCGTAGACGAGAAGAACTAA
- the rpsC gene encoding 30S ribosomal protein S3, which produces MGQKVNPHGIRLGIVKTWDAKWYADKDFADNLHEDIKIRDYLKQSLQAAGVSRIETERSKNRLKITIHTAKPGMVIGRGGSGIEQIKEGLKKYTEKKVDINIAEIKQPDMDATLVAENIAQQLERRIAFRRAMKQAVGRTMRLGAKGIKVALSGRLGGAEIARKEAYREGSIPLHTLRADIDYGTAEAHTTYGRIGVKVWIFKGEVLPERKQRQAVAEGSEA; this is translated from the coding sequence TTGGGTCAGAAAGTAAATCCGCATGGTATTCGTCTTGGCATCGTCAAGACTTGGGATGCTAAGTGGTATGCAGACAAAGATTTTGCAGATAACCTGCATGAAGATATTAAAATCCGCGATTATCTGAAGCAGAGCCTTCAGGCAGCTGGTGTTTCTCGCATTGAGACGGAGCGTAGCAAGAACCGCCTCAAGATCACGATTCACACGGCTAAACCGGGTATGGTAATCGGTCGCGGTGGTTCCGGTATCGAACAGATCAAAGAAGGTCTGAAGAAGTACACGGAAAAGAAGGTTGACATCAATATCGCTGAAATCAAGCAGCCGGATATGGATGCAACGCTGGTTGCTGAAAACATCGCTCAGCAGCTCGAACGCCGTATCGCTTTCCGCCGCGCTATGAAGCAGGCTGTTGGCCGTACGATGCGTCTTGGCGCCAAGGGTATCAAGGTTGCTCTGAGCGGCCGTCTTGGCGGTGCCGAAATTGCTCGTAAGGAAGCTTATCGTGAAGGCAGCATTCCTCTGCACACGCTTCGCGCTGATATCGACTACGGTACGGCAGAGGCACATACGACTTATGGCCGTATCGGCGTAAAAGTATGGATCTTCAAGGGTGAAGTTCTTCCGGAAAGAAAGCAGCGTCAGGCTGTAGCTGAAGGGAGCGAAGCTTAA
- the rplP gene encoding 50S ribosomal protein L16: MLLPKRVKYRKQFRGRMKGKAHRGNTVSHGEYGLVALEPAWITNRQIEAARIAMTRYIKRGGQVWIKIFPDKPVTAKPAETRMGSGKGSPEYWVAVVKPGRVLFEMDGVSREVAQEAMRLAGHKLPIKTKFVVKEDVKAEGGEVNEG, translated from the coding sequence ATGTTATTACCAAAGAGAGTTAAATATCGTAAGCAGTTCCGTGGCCGTATGAAGGGCAAGGCTCATCGCGGCAACACCGTTAGCCATGGTGAATATGGTCTGGTTGCTCTGGAACCCGCTTGGATCACGAACCGTCAGATCGAGGCTGCTCGTATCGCAATGACCCGTTACATCAAACGTGGCGGTCAGGTTTGGATCAAAATTTTCCCGGATAAGCCGGTAACGGCAAAACCGGCTGAAACCCGCATGGGTTCCGGTAAAGGTTCGCCGGAATACTGGGTGGCTGTAGTTAAGCCGGGCCGCGTACTGTTCGAAATGGACGGCGTATCCCGTGAAGTTGCTCAGGAAGCAATGCGTCTGGCTGGCCATAAGCTGCCGATCAAGACGAAGTTCGTTGTTAAAGAAGATGTAAAAGCAGAGGGCGGTGAAGTAAATGAAGGTTAA
- the rpmC gene encoding 50S ribosomal protein L29, giving the protein MKVNEIREMSADELNQKLTSLKEELFNLRFQLATGQLENPMRIKEVKKTIARIKTIQREAELKA; this is encoded by the coding sequence ATGAAGGTTAATGAAATCCGTGAGATGAGCGCTGACGAGCTTAACCAGAAACTTACTTCGCTCAAAGAGGAACTGTTCAACCTCCGTTTCCAGCTCGCTACTGGCCAGCTCGAGAACCCGATGCGTATCAAAGAAGTAAAGAAGACGATCGCCCGTATCAAGACGATCCAGCGCGAAGCCGAACTGAAGGCCTAA
- the rpsQ gene encoding 30S ribosomal protein S17 produces the protein MSERNVRKIKVGKVISDKMDKTVVVAVEELEQHKLYKKPVKRTVKFHAHDEKNDAHVGDKVSLMETRPLSKTKRWRVVEVIERAK, from the coding sequence ATGAGCGAAAGAAACGTACGTAAGATTAAAGTCGGCAAAGTCATTTCCGACAAGATGGATAAAACGGTTGTTGTAGCAGTTGAAGAGCTCGAACAGCACAAGCTCTACAAGAAGCCGGTTAAGAGAACGGTTAAATTCCATGCTCACGATGAGAAGAACGATGCTCACGTAGGCGACAAGGTTTCCCTGATGGAAACTCGCCCGCTGTCCAAGACGAAGCGTTGGAGAGTTGTGGAAGTTATCGAACGCGCTAAATAA
- the rplN gene encoding 50S ribosomal protein L14 has translation MIQQQTILQVGDNTGAKEIMCIRVLGGSYRKYANIGDIIVAAVKSAAPGGTVKKGDVVKAVVVRSVKGLRRADGSYIRFDENAAVIIKEDKTPKGTRIFGPVARELRDKDFMKIVSLAPEVL, from the coding sequence ATGATCCAACAGCAAACAATCCTGCAGGTTGGCGACAACACTGGTGCAAAAGAAATCATGTGCATCCGTGTTCTCGGTGGTTCTTACCGCAAGTATGCCAACATTGGTGACATTATCGTAGCTGCAGTTAAATCCGCTGCTCCGGGTGGCACGGTGAAGAAGGGCGATGTCGTTAAGGCAGTTGTCGTTCGCAGCGTGAAAGGCCTGCGCCGTGCAGACGGTTCCTATATCCGTTTCGATGAAAACGCCGCAGTTATCATCAAAGAAGACAAGACTCCGAAAGGTACGCGTATCTTCGGACCGGTAGCTAGAGAACTTCGCGATAAAGACTTCATGAAGATCGTTTCCCTGGCTCCTGAAGTACTTTAA
- the rplX gene encoding 50S ribosomal protein L24, translating to MNVKKGDTVVVLSGKDKGKQGKVITAMPKHGKVVVEGVNKVKRHTKPNQKAPQGGILVKEMPMHACKVMLVCPACSKATRVAHKEVNGKMVRACKKCGEVIDQTK from the coding sequence ATGAACGTTAAGAAGGGCGATACGGTCGTTGTATTGTCCGGCAAAGATAAAGGCAAGCAGGGCAAGGTTATCACGGCTATGCCCAAGCACGGTAAGGTTGTTGTGGAAGGCGTTAACAAAGTGAAACGTCACACGAAGCCGAACCAGAAGGCTCCCCAGGGCGGTATCCTGGTGAAGGAAATGCCCATGCACGCTTGCAAAGTTATGCTGGTTTGCCCGGCATGCTCCAAAGCAACCCGCGTTGCTCATAAAGAAGTCAATGGCAAGATGGTTCGCGCCTGCAAAAAGTGCGGCGAAGTTATCGACCAGACGAAATAA
- the rplE gene encoding 50S ribosomal protein L5, with translation MDRLQEKYQNEVCKAMTEKFGYKNVMQLPKIEKIIINMGVGEAVGNPKALDSAVADLTIIAGQKPLLTRAKKSLAAWKLREGMPIGCKVTLRGQRMYQFLDKFMNVALPRVRDFRGVSDKAFDGRGNYAIGLKEQLIFPEIEYDKIDKLRGMNIVIVTTAQTDEEARELLKLMGMPFKA, from the coding sequence GTGGATAGATTACAGGAAAAATATCAGAACGAAGTCTGCAAGGCTATGACCGAGAAGTTCGGTTACAAGAACGTGATGCAGCTTCCGAAGATCGAAAAGATCATCATCAACATGGGTGTGGGCGAAGCCGTTGGCAACCCCAAGGCTCTGGATTCTGCAGTGGCTGATCTCACCATCATCGCTGGCCAGAAGCCGCTCCTGACCCGTGCAAAGAAATCCCTCGCTGCCTGGAAACTGCGTGAAGGCATGCCCATCGGCTGCAAAGTTACTCTTCGCGGTCAGCGCATGTACCAGTTCCTCGACAAGTTCATGAACGTGGCTCTGCCCCGCGTACGTGACTTCCGCGGTGTAAGCGACAAGGCTTTTGACGGTCGCGGCAACTACGCTATCGGCCTGAAAGAGCAGCTCATCTTCCCGGAGATCGAATACGACAAGATCGACAAGCTCCGCGGTATGAACATTGTTATCGTTACGACGGCACAGACGGATGAAGAAGCCAGAGAGCTCCTGAAACTCATGGGTATGCCGTTCAAAGCATAA
- a CDS encoding type Z 30S ribosomal protein S14 has product MAKKAMVEKWSKEPKFSTRGYNRCKICGRPHGYMRKFDMCRICFREQSYKGAIPGVTKASW; this is encoded by the coding sequence TTGGCTAAGAAAGCTATGGTAGAAAAGTGGAGCAAAGAACCGAAGTTCTCCACTCGCGGTTACAACCGTTGCAAGATTTGCGGCCGTCCGCATGGTTATATGCGTAAGTTCGATATGTGCCGTATCTGCTTCCGTGAGCAGAGCTACAAAGGCGCTATCCCTGGCGTAACCAAAGCCAGCTGGTAA
- the rpsH gene encoding 30S ribosomal protein S8, which produces MAMTDPIADMLTRLRNANNVYHESVEIPGSKIKTAIAEVLKEEGFIKDYTFTEDGKQGMISVSLKYGPNREKVISGIKRISKPGLRQYAKKSELPRVLGGLGIAIISTSKGIMSDKQARKAGLGGEVVAYVW; this is translated from the coding sequence ATGGCAATGACTGATCCTATTGCAGATATGCTGACTCGTTTGCGCAATGCAAACAACGTATACCACGAAAGTGTTGAAATCCCGGGTTCCAAGATCAAGACGGCTATCGCCGAAGTTCTGAAGGAAGAGGGTTTCATCAAGGACTACACCTTCACTGAAGATGGCAAGCAGGGCATGATCTCTGTTTCCCTCAAATACGGCCCGAACCGTGAGAAGGTTATTTCCGGTATCAAACGTATTTCCAAGCCTGGTCTCCGTCAGTACGCAAAGAAGAGCGAACTTCCGCGTGTTCTGGGCGGCCTCGGCATCGCAATCATCTCCACTTCCAAGGGCATCATGAGCGACAAGCAGGCTCGCAAAGCTGGCCTTGGCGGCGAAGTTGTAGCATACGTTTGGTAA